In Zingiber officinale cultivar Zhangliang chromosome 9B, Zo_v1.1, whole genome shotgun sequence, the genomic window GCACAATTGTATACCAGAAAGTATTGTTGCAACATAACGATCTTGATCTATATAAAGTAAATTATTCATGCTATCCAATTTAGAAGGACAAGGAGAGGTTGCCACCCACAAGTGGCAAGATTCAATAAAGGGATAAGATTTCATGCAGCCAACCCTAAATAATGAGGCTCCCATACATTGTGCTGAATACATAATACAGCCTAGTTTTCAAGTaattttaaggaatcaatattatattCCATTATCTCCCCTGAAAACCAGTTCAACATCATGATCTCGACAACCAGTACTTATGGGTTCTATTCATTAGTTGGATCTAGTTTGAGACCATAAATTTTCCTCGGTGTGGCTATAATACCATTAGTAAAAAATTGGAACACAATTTTAAAGAGGACCACTGATCAAAAGTAACCAGCACCAAGCATTAGCTATCTTTTAATCTCTTCATTTTGAACTTCCCTTACAATGCATCCCTTCTTGAGTTTTGCCTCTAGTACTCCCGGAAATTTGCAGCATGAAATGCAGCTTTTATTAATATGCAAAATCAattaaatctctccaataaatgagaaattgaaagaaaatatgGTAGGGACATGTTTAAAAAcaacaagtatatatatataggcaGATAGGTAGAAGAGTTGAATCTATTAAAGTGGAAACTATAAGTAGTAGAGGGGAAAAAAAGTATATAGTAATAAAAGATGATTTAGTTAATTTGAATGTCATTACTGACATAGCATACAACTCAATGAACGGAAAGGTTTATATATCCAATCCCAAGTAGCTACAAAGACATGGCTTAATCAGAAATGATGAGGATAATCACTAGTTTTGCTTTATATAGCATTCTATCTTAAAGAAGACTAAGTTGCTTTCACATTTGGTTATTTTTACTTGGTGGATGTGCTTTATGATAtccttttttaaaatcaaataacATTGGTCTCTTGCATTGTGTTTTATTGTTTTACATTCATTCTATCTTTTGATCTCATATTCAGTTTTCTGTCAGTTGAACATTATTGTtcattttattttgcaggatgttgtgcttattttGATATAGAGAATGTGTTGGATCTCGCTTTAGCAGAAAGGATAGGTGTAAATATAGGCAATCTTCTGATTTCAAGAGCTGAATGTGCTGAACATTCACTAAGCATAGTGAATACACTCGTAAATAGTGGATCTATTGATGTTATCGTGGTGGATAGCGTATGCACTTATAGCTCCAAAGACATTATTCATTGCTATATGTTTTGTAAATCTTCTACTTTTTTCCACATTAGTTGATAAAACTTTGAAGTAAGCATTTTTCAGGAGGAAGGCATAAGTATAATTTGTTTATTTCTCATTTTGTCTTTATCCGCATATCTCCCATCCATCATATTATAGTTCATTGTTGTTCTCTTTTAATAAATCACTCTTCTTGGTCTTTCATCAGCAGGCATTGAAcattttagaataaattttttgATTGTATGAATTATTAGTACTTTTACATCTcatatccttaattcttttttctttttctaaaaacaACTCTCAATGTTGAGAAAAAGATCTATGCAGCAGAAAGTAAATTGTGTCTTCTTTTTGACTCAAGATAATTTTGCTTTCATTAGTGATTATATGAAGTTCTACCTGGAATATTTTATGGATAAAGTACTTGTATCTAGGGATATGGTTAATCTGACATCTCTGAATGAGAAACTCACTACTCTTATTGCCACTTGACCTGCTCAGCATAATTGAAATAGTTTTTTTAGTTTATGTTTTATTAACTCATAATTGATTTCTTTCTTTTAAGCATCATATACTTGTACCGAATGGCCTCCAATGCATGGTAAACTCAGATCTTGAGAAATTCAATTTAGATTTGAGACTGATAGTTCATGATCAGATACGCACAGAATGAGCCTCTTTATTTACTTTATTTGGCTGAGATTCTTTCTTTTGAGCTTTCAAAAAGGAAACTGTTAGTTCGGGACTGAGATTCTTTCTTTTgaatacagattttaattaacatCACCAATCTAGTTGCAAATTTTTGTGGTGCATATATCATATTCGAATCTAATCAGCATGATCTGAGGTGCTAATTTGCTATATTATCGGCTAATACATTTCAGTGGCGACTATTCTACTGACATTGTTATCAATATGATAGGTAGCAGCCCTTATTCCCCAATGTGAAATTGAATCTACAATAGATATGAATCGTCCTGAGGTGCAATCTAGGTTGATGACTCGAGCACTCCGAAAGATTCATCATTCCTTATGCCGGTCAGAAGCTCTCATCATTTTTATTAATCAGGTACATATGAAATCTCACTAATCCTGAAATTGTATTCCTAAAAATTGTCTCGGAAAAAGATGAACATGAGCCATCAGTATACATTTTTTACCTTTTGCAtcgatgtttttttttcttttcttttttggcaTGAGACTATGAGAGCATCTCATGTAGTTTACCAGATTATCTAAAgtcaataatatattatattaagGATATTGCAACTTTTAACTACACTATGCTATGTTTTCATTGTTATAGATTTTATTCTCAACATACAATCTCCTGAAGTGCAATGTCTATTTTAGTAAtatctcttctttcttttttgctTTTCTTCTTTGAGTGATATAAACTCCAATCCAATCAACTGAGGGAGTATAAGTTATTATAAGTCGGGAGTTAATTCTTCGAGACAGAAGAAAAAGAATGGAAATACATAGATAAAATGATTAATGGATGTCTAATTGTTTGGTTTTGGAGTTTTTACAGAGTTAGTTACTGGGAGAAAATAGTAATTTCATCTTTTATGAGAGAAATATCACTCATAATAATACGCGAATAAAAGGATCCAATTTGAATGCTACGTAATAAAAACATAATTATATACAAGATAACATTCTAATTAGCCCATCAAATGAGGAAGCGGAAGtctaaaaaagacttggttaacaataATAAGATAGAGCCTAATGACATAGAAGGATTCATATAGCTGATCCCATCTAGTgtgataagacttggttgttgtggttgttgttgtATAACATTCTAATTAGCTATTCGTTTAATGACATTAATAATACAATATAAAGGTACTATACAAATTTGTTCGATACAATGATATAAAGCTAACCGAGAACGATTCAGTTTAGAGGAAGCTTGGATTTTCTTTATATATTCATAGAGATGTTCTAGTTTCAAAATAAATGCCCAAGGATTAAAAGCACGAAGAACAGGTGTTTATACACTTAAAATTTGGAACTTACAATAAAATATAGATATGTCCAAATGATTAATCAGATTTTCCTCTCTGAATAAAATAGGAACAGAGTAATTTGAGAAGAAAGGTCTTGGAGTTCTAAACTAACACTGTTGGTTTATTGGAAATACTAGAGGACTGGAAGACATTTTCAAGAAGATTAGATTGACCATGTTTGGCTGAATCTACCTTTTATAAGCTTAGACGAGTGAGCTATAGTTGACATTGGTTTAAACATTTTAGGACAGTTGCTGGGCCtaatagggtttagggttttagccGATGTTGGTTCAAATATTTTAGGGTTTAGGCTCAATGAAAGAATAGTTGTCTAATGTGCTTGGTAATGCTATACTATGAAGAAAGTATTGATTCTAACTTCAAAGAAATTGTTGAAGAAGTGAAATAGGGTTTTAGGAGAAAACTTGAGTTTTCCGGAAATGATGAGTCAACACTGTCTGGCTGTCTACATCCATTTACTCGTAGATATATATTGTTTTGCATTTTTAATAAATTCGAGTTTGGGATTCAACAAGAGAACAAGTTTTTTCATGTTAGACTAAAAGAACACAGTACAATTATGCTACTAGTCTCCGAGTCAAGGGCTCGGCTACTACATCTAATTTCACTCTATAGTAGTATCGTTCGTCAATCTTCAATTTTGAACTATGAACTTAAATATAATATTGGACATTGACCATTCACAACCAGGAAGGTTCATGAGTACAATCACAATcttaataattttcaaagtagaaAAAGAGTATTGAAAactaaaaaaagagagaaaaatatagGAGTAAAAGTCTACACCTAATTATTTGGCATTCTTGCTGTGTGACCTATAAGTCATGGGTTTGAGTCTCTGAAATAGTCTCTTGTAAAGTAAGATTATGTACAATAGACCCTTTCCCCGTATtagcgggagctttgtgcaccgggtTGTCCTTGTTCCTTCTCGGTCCGCCTGGTACGCTCTGGTTAGGGTATCAGTTATTAGTTCATACTCTTCGTGACACTCGGTATTGTGCAATATTTAGCCATTCTTGTATTGCTATATGAATTTCCTTATCAATGTAGGAGAGCCTTCTTTCTTATACATGCCATAAGACCTCGACAACATGCCGTTTAATGTTTTAATCTACATAATTTTGATCATGTGAAGTTTGCGAGTTGAATGATGAGTTTAAGTTAATAATTTGTTGTGACAAGGTTTACTTGTCCTTTATGCATTAAATTGGATCCACTCCGAGAAACATGATATGCAACTTCTTTTGGGTGTTCTTTAAAGCAATATCTGATTGTGAATTTAATGACTAGGTTAGAGACAATGTGGGCCGTAGGCATGGATTTGTAGATCAAAATGAGATCACATGCTGCGGAACTGCCTTACGATTCTATGCTGCAGTACGAATGAGAGCTAGAAGGAAATGCTTGCTTTACAATGACAATACGGTATGCGTTTCCATGTTCCTAGTTTTTAATAATTGCCACTAGGTGTGTATGAGTAGAGTTCTACTTGTTTTGGATTATGCTCGAGTCTTTATTTGTTTGTAAGAGTAGTTCTACATTAGATGCCCGGTATCCTTCCCGTCCAAGACTACTCTTCGAATTTTGAAGTTGAAAAAGATGATAATTTCAAAAGGGATGGTCCTGatgctaatttaattttgaagTATTTTTTACTTGTGTTTtctgctttgtttttcttttccttcactTCGTTTATCAATGACCTTGTAGGCTTCCTTTCATGTGGAAACTTGATTCTAAATTCTCCTTCGTATCTAATGTTAACCATCATCATAAACAATCGAGTATAATTCTAGTTATTGCATTTCCTTCCGCCGCTGCTCGTGCGATCATCAGCATTTTTTTTTGATATCTAATGAGGCTTGCTTGCGGTGTTGTTCAGGCCACTGGCATTGCTATATCGATTGAAATCATCAAAAACAAGCTTGCGCCTGCGATGAAGAGGGCTGACCTAAACATAGAATTTGGAAGAGGTCTCCGCCGCGAGGAAGAACTTCTCGAAATCGCCACAAAGCATAGATTCATCAAAAAGGAACAAGATGGGTATTGGATACAAGGAGAGTATTACAAAGATCAACAAGCAGCTGAAAGGTACCTCGCCGCAAATAACAGTCTGACGAGCGACCTTACAGATCTATTAAGAGATCAATTGTTCAATGAGACAACAGAAAGTGGACGACAAACTGAGATGATCGAGCAGTCGTAATCTCCATTGTATTTGCGAAGAAATCTTCGCTGTTCATTGATGAAAAAGTGTTGTTTAATCTTTCTATTCAAGAGTTGATCATCAATTTATAAACAGTAGTCTGCAgttgaaaggattttaattttatggGATATTTATTTGATCTGTTTGAACGAATTATTGTATTTTGTAGTCTGCAATTTCTTGCATGATTATTCTTTTAAACTTTATAATTTTATGTAGCAGTTCTTTTTGCCTTATTCAAATTATTCATTTTCTTATTGAGTTCGTTCAAATTTAACTGTTCAAGTAAAGTTGTTATCTTGTAATTGAGATAAAATATGgatgtaataaataaaattattattattattattattattgttattattattatttaaatggATAATTTAAAAgggtaaaaattaaaaagatgCCCTAATTATCCTTTTCTTTTTAAAgggtgcatttttttttttttaaataaaattcaaacAAAGAGAAGTTATATTGCGGGTGCGGAGGTGTAATGGTAAAGtatttacaaaaaataaataagtaaaatattcatGGAGGATCAAATTCGTCCGCAAATAAATATTTCTGGTCGATTAGATGGCTTTTGTGAGCATTTTCTGATCCAACCGATCGCATTAAATCATGTCAAATCTTAAGGATTCATGATATGGTATGATCCATCCGATCGATGAATGAGATATCGAGATACAGGAAAAATGGGAAGGGGAGCCCGTTTATATAACTTGAGGTTgttccattaaaaaaaaaaaaaaattagagagaAAGCTGTAGATAAAGGTGTCAATATATTAAATTGAGTCGAATAATATGAAAATAATGATATTAAAGTttgagtttgaaaaatatatatgatattcgaagttcaaaaatataaatatttttagctCGAATTCAATATAAAATTTGAGCTCAAGTTTGATACGATTTGTTCAAATTTGGATTCGAACATATTTGAACTATAATTCAAAAATCACctagatttaaatttaatatatttaagtttaaataattatgagtttgagtttgatttgCGAGCAGACTCGTGAATATTTGAACAAAATATTATaagttcaaatttaatttaaaaagttattaaatatatttaagttcGGTTGGAattcaataattttaaatatcaatcaaatattttttttatccgattcaaaaaaaaaattaaaaaaaaaacctcacGAATGGGTTTGATTGGTTTGCACCGGTTAGTAGGACGAAGCTACATGTTTATATATTACAATACATTCAACCGAAATTTACCAAAAACTCTTCAAAATCCCTAAAAGACCCCTCTTTAGTGGTTAAAAAGGATGCGTCGACAGCCGCAACACCTTTGGGAAGAGAGGCAGGACATCGGAAGCAAACGGAGGCGAGGAAGGAAGAGGAGATTTGCAGTCGGCCGGTTGTAGGAGCTGGAGATTTGCAGCGATCGGT contains:
- the LOC122025126 gene encoding DNA repair protein recA homolog 2, mitochondrial-like → MRGALCSLSSALLRRPIASIGASGHPPLSPCLRSLPQNGRSIGRAWISRYYLSSTVESLVEYERDPPFDDRSVLDKRSSLDLALCQLASDFDKESNLSLGRFYHSRQIPVISTGSLKLDLALGIGGLPKGRMVEIYGKESSGKTTLALHIIKEAQKLGGCCAYFDIENVLDLALAERIGVNIGNLLISRAECAEHSLSIVNTLVNSGSIDVIVVDSVAALIPQCEIESTIDMNRPEVQSRLMTRALRKIHHSLCRSEALIIFINQVRDNVGRRHGFVDQNEITCCGTALRFYAAVRMRARRKCLLYNDNTATGIAISIEIIKNKLAPAMKRADLNIEFGRGLRREEELLEIATKHRFIKKEQDGYWIQGEYYKDQQAAERYLAANNSLTSDLTDLLRDQLFNETTESGRQTEMIEQS